A single window of Betta splendens chromosome 11, fBetSpl5.4, whole genome shotgun sequence DNA harbors:
- the fbxl6 gene encoding F-box/LRR-repeat protein 6 — translation MDSTKAEASSPSKRQEDIAPSTSGASSKGESRLSKKSSLKRRRGEQKNAKAKKRKKARVARSSQVGYTVHQGEDMLLVISSTTSHYSDSAWTLQKKGRKKKSLSKGKLKAKHSNKKKAVPAKSRSENNAIVKTAEETTVFVPQKTADNRWGVSVPEEVLSNIFQMVVVQDGAVPFLCRVGRVCRLWNAAASSPVLWRKVTISHCWIAPGKKQLPTTQHKIKDTINWLAQSRFSQLREFSLCHWKDNVNYAVEMVSHLCPHLRSLSLSYCTGLTTRAFDSLGLHSRSLQSINLQYSEFQVEGLLEYLENHGSQIKQIWFTQGLKNDRLLATISRGHCPHLELLEVNTKLDSKDCELSVCIQALQMACPKLKTFRMLNVRPLHKSMRNAADSASGFPLLEELCIATTSYSYMTDKDLWDILFNSTKLRVLDLRGCSRITPSGLASIPCLELECLFWGLYFSSHIGSSSPKKGLHMVTHKWNQTLQQLDVANQLFTEEDLEIAMSFLAQAKEADTLRSLNLSGTRITPPALRSVIGHTTALTYLNLSSCRYLPRGVKRIYRGQEEIHQLLDILN, via the exons ATGGATTCCACTAAAGCAGAAGCCTCATCCCCCAGTAAAAGACAAGAAGACATTGCACCAAGCACTTCAGGTGCATCAAGCAAGGGTGAATCTAGGTTGTCAAAGAAGTCATCATTAAAGAGGAGAAGAGGTgaacaaaaaaatgcaaaagcgaagaagagaaaaaaggcCAGGGTCGCCAGGTCCTCCCAGGTTGGCTACACCGTGCACCAAGGGGAAGATATGCTTCTAGTCATTTCAAGCACTACTTCGCATTATAGTGACTCCGCTTGGACTCTccaaaagaaaggaagaaaaaagaagtCACTATCTAAAGGAAAGTTAAAAGCCAAGCACAGTAATAAAAAGAAGGCTGTGCCTGCTAAGTCAAGATCAGAGAATAATGCAATTGttaaaacagcagaggaaaCCACAGTGTTTGTgccacagaaaacagcagataaCAGATGGGGTGTAAGTGTTCCTGAAGAGGTGCTAAGCAATATTTTTCAGATGGTGGTCGTCCAAGATGGTGCTGTACCATTTTTGTGCAG ggtgggAAGAGTCTGTCGTCTGTGGAACGCAGCTGCATCTAGTCCAGTTCTGTGGCGTAAAGTAACTATAAGTCACTGCTGGATTGCACCAGGAAAGAAGCAGCTGCCCACAACTCAGCACAAGATCAAGGACACTATAAACTGGCTGGCACAAAGCAG GTTCTCCCAACTACGTGAATTCTCCCTCTGTCACTGGAAGGATAATGTTAATTATGCTGTAGAG ATGGTGTCACACCTCTGCCCTCACCTTCGCTCCCTCTCGCTGTCTTACTGCACAGGCCTGACTACGAGAGCCTTCGACAGCCTTGGTCTACACAGCCGTTCTCTGCAGAGCATAAATCTCCAGTATTCTGAG TTCCAGGTTGAGGGACTCCTGGAGTACCTTGAGAATCATGGGAGTCAGATCAAGCAAATTTGGTTCACTCAGGGACTAAAGAATGACAGACTTCTGGCCACCATATCT AGGGGACACTGCCCTCATTTGGAGTTGTTGGAGGTCAACACAAAGCTTGACAGTAAGGACTGTGAACTCTCTGTGTGCATCCAGGCACTACAGATGGCATGTCCTAAATTAAAG ACCTTCCGGATGCTGAATGTCAGACCTCTTCATAAATCAATGCGTAATGCTGCTGATTCAGCATCAGGTTTTCCATTACTGGAGGAGCTTTGTATCGCTACCACATCTTACTCTTACATGACCGACAAAGATTTGTGGGACATTCTCTTCAATTCCACCAAGTTGCGGGTGCTGGACCTGCGAGGCTGTTCGCGAATAACACCTTCCGGTCTCGCTTCAATACCATGTCTCG AGCTCGAGTGTCTGTTTTGGGGACTGTATTTCAGCAGTCACATTGGGTCATCATCTCCAAAGAAGGGGCTTCACATGGTGACCCACAAGTGGAATCAGACATTGCAACAGCTTGATGTTGCAAATCAGCTCTTCACTGAGGAGGACTTAGAGATAGCAATGAGTTTCCTTGCTCAGGCAAAAGAAGCTGATACCCTGCGTTCTCTCAACCTGAGTGGGACAAGGATCACGCCACCAGCCCTCAG GTCAGTCATAGGCCATACAACTGCTCTTACCTACCTCAACCTTTCATCTTGCCGTTATCTTCCAAGAGGAGTGAAGAGAATTTACCGTGGCCAAGAGGAGATTCACCAGCTGTTGGACATATTGAACTAG